Genomic window (Vibrio coralliirubri):
TATAAGGGAATAGCTCCGTAGCATTCATGAAAGCGAATAATAAAAAATCCAATAATTTCAGATCACCGCTTCTTATTTCTCTTGGGCTGCACGTCATTTTATTCGTTGCGCTCATTTGGGGAGCGGATTTCACGATGTCAGAACCTAAGCCGACAGGTCAGATGGTTCAAGCTGTGGTGATTGATCCTCAGTTGGTTCGTCAGCAAGCTCAACAGATTCGTCAACAAAGAGAAGCGGCGAGCAAGAAAGAGCAAGAGCGTCTAGACAAACTGAGACGTGAAAGCGAACGACTTGAAAAGAATCGTAAAGCTGAAGAAGAAAATATTCGCAAGCTAAAAGAACAGCAAGCGAAAGAAGCTAAAGCAACTCGTGAAGCTGAAAAGCGTCGAGTTGAGAAAGAGAAACAACGCAAAGCTGAAGAAGCGCGTTTACAGCAAGAGCAAAAGAAAGCCGCTAAAGCAGAAGCTGACCGTAAGCTAAAAGAAGCGGCGTTAGTGAAAGCCGAGAACGAGCGTAAAGCCAAAGAAGCGGCAATCGCAAAAGCTGAACAAGAACGCGTGGCAAAAGAAAAAGCCACGAAAGAGGCAGCAGACAAAGCTCGTAAAGAGAAAGAAGCCGCTGAACGCGCTGAAAAGCAGCGCATAGCGAAAGAGAAAGAAGCGGCAGCCGCAGCAGAGAAAGCCCGTAAGGCAAAAGAAGCTGCAGCAAAAGCAGAAAAAGAGCGTAAACAGCAAGAAGCCGCATTGAACGATATCTTTGCT
Coding sequences:
- the tolA gene encoding cell envelope integrity protein TolA, encoding MKANNKKSNNFRSPLLISLGLHVILFVALIWGADFTMSEPKPTGQMVQAVVIDPQLVRQQAQQIRQQREAASKKEQERLDKLRRESERLEKNRKAEEENIRKLKEQQAKEAKATREAEKRRVEKEKQRKAEEARLQQEQKKAAKAEADRKLKEAALVKAENERKAKEAAIAKAEQERVAKEKATKEAADKARKEKEAAERAEKQRIAKEKEAAAAAEKARKAKEAAAKAEKERKQQEAALNDIFAGLETEATQNSSARQQFISDEAQRYGAIYTQLIQQNLLLEDSYRGRSCRVNLKLIPTGSNAILGSLSILDGDSRLCAATKRAVAQVQSYPLPKDPDIVNSLKDINLTVSPE